ATCCCTCGTTTTACCCTATATTTTCATAAGGATGAGTTTACAATCACTGCGTGTAATCCAGTGATTACAGAGGATTATTTTCCCCTTCAACAAAAAATCGACTTTATCAATTCATTGGATAAGACCCATTTTGAGAAATTTTACAGGCAGATCATTGATAACGGACAATTTACCAAGCAGGGAGGTGCAAGTCTGGGACTTTATGAAATAGCCAAAGCTTCCTCTTCAAAACTTGAATATAGTTTTGAAAAAATTAATGATGAATTTGTTTACTTCACACTGCAAACCAAAGTTTTAATTCATTGATTTTATTAAAAGTTTTTTCCGGGTTATAAGGAGTGATTTTTCTATTTACTTTTGTACTCTATAACAGAATTTGCACAAATGTATTTATTTTAAAATGAGGAAGTTAATTAGTTTTTTTATTCAGGGATTTATTTTTGTCGCCCCTTTATGTATTACCGTTTATATACTATTTCTCATCTTTGAATTTTTTGACGGAATACTTCCGTTCAAAATTCCCGGGTTAGGAATTTTAATCATTATTGTTTTTGTTACTTTGCTGGGATTTATCGGCCAGACGATTATTGGACGGCCCATACGATTTGTAATTGAAAGAACAATAGGTAAAGCCCCATTCATTCAGGCGATATACAGTTCTATCAAGGACCTGCTTTCAGCCTTTGTAGGGAAAGAGAAAAAATTTAACCAGCCGGTACTGGTGAAAGTCAACAAAATATCCAACCTCGAAAAAATAGGCTTTATGACCAAAGAGGACTTATCCGATCTGAATATTGAGGATAAGGTAGCCGTATATTTCCCTCATTGCTATGCTGTTTCAGGAGAATTATTCATTGTTCCCAAAGACGATGTTAAGCCACTTGACATCCCTGCTGCAGAAGCCATGAAATTTATTGTTTCAGGGGGTGTGACCAAAGTTTAAATATGACAATATTTTTATTTTTTCGACAATAGATCAATAGTTAATATTGGTCTATTATTTTCCCATCCTCTTTAGAAATTAATAAAAGCTTTGCCCGGCCTGCCTCCAATTTGACAGAATAATCCTTATTTACAAATTTATCTCTAATTGTAAACACCTCGTCTGTGTCCGTTTCCGATTCAAGCAAATACATCCGTGCTTTCTCATAATCAATGGGCCTGATCAAAATTCCAGGATTAGAACAATCTGTGACAAACTCAGAAGTAATATTTCC
This genomic window from Bacteroidota bacterium contains:
- a CDS encoding SiaB family protein kinase, which codes for METSDIILCFKGNITPEAIEGLLAKLKKEILEQGKFKVNVYKKLLTLTIEILENIYRYSDSINKIKSLTHLYIPRFTLYFHKDEFTITACNPVITEDYFPLQQKIDFINSLDKTHFEKFYRQIIDNGQFTKQGGASLGLYEIAKASSSKLEYSFEKINDEFVYFTLQTKVLIH
- a CDS encoding DUF502 domain-containing protein, with amino-acid sequence MRKLISFFIQGFIFVAPLCITVYILFLIFEFFDGILPFKIPGLGILIIIVFVTLLGFIGQTIIGRPIRFVIERTIGKAPFIQAIYSSIKDLLSAFVGKEKKFNQPVLVKVNKISNLEKIGFMTKEDLSDLNIEDKVAVYFPHCYAVSGELFIVPKDDVKPLDIPAAEAMKFIVSGGVTKV